A genomic region of Spea bombifrons isolate aSpeBom1 chromosome 9, aSpeBom1.2.pri, whole genome shotgun sequence contains the following coding sequences:
- the LOC128505077 gene encoding phospholipase A2 inhibitor gamma subunit B-like, with product MDNKTDLFTCSDFRRLVIFVLLVHMNLYNMHSCLPVLCLILSLVASGYSLSCIECYSNTGVSCTGPSKICQSNDDVCMSGIFSLGEIGLFGRSCEQDKSSCGVSGSITHNQGTVQLATACCNTDNCSPASLNLPPTNAPKNGFTCSVCNEVDAVKCTAFVTVECTGQEKNCANVVMKANAQSVSSVAGCATESICTFGNQTFNIAGVDMDLEISCSGAISPTGIPATTSTSVIGAKLPCRPWSMILAVYFMMKITVYASTF from the exons ATGGATAACAAAACTGATCTTTTCACCTGTTCTGATTTCAGAAGACTCGTTATTTTCGTCTTGCTCGTCCACATGAACCTTTACAACATGCATTCGTGTCTGCCCGTGCTGTGTCTCATCTTATCTCTGGTGGCTTCAG GGTATTCTCTGTCCTGTATAGAATGCTACAGTAACACTGGCGTTTCATGCACCGGACCTTCCAAAATTTGTCAGTCTAACGATGACGTCTGCATGTCTGGAATTTTCTCGCTTG GAGAAATTGGGTTGTTTGGAAGATCGTGTGAACAAGATAAGTCGTCCTGTGGAGTATCTGGGAGTATCACACACAATCAAGGAACTGTTCAGTTGGCCACTGCCTGCTGTAACACGGACAACTGCTCTCCAGCATCGCTTAATT TGCCCCCCACCAATGCTCCAAAGAATGGATTCACCTGCTCTGTATGTAATGAGGTAGATGCCGTTAAGTGTACCGCTTTTGTTACTGTGGAATGCACCGGCCAGGAGAAAAACTGTGCCAATGTGGTGATGAAAG CTAACGCGCAAAGTGTTTCTAGTGTTGCTGGTTGTGCCACGGAATCAATCTGTACATTTGGAAATCAGACTTTCAACATTGCCGGAGTAGATATGGATTTAGAAATCTCCTGTTCCGGGGCCATAAGTCCCACGGGCATCCCAGCAACCACGTCAACGAGCGTCATTGGCGCCAAACTCCCCTGCAGACCTTGGTCCATGATCCTTGCTGTCTATTTCATGATGAAAATCACAGTCTATGCTTCGACTTTTTGA
- the ANXA9 gene encoding annexin A9 — protein sequence MTLTQEMLSSLHLADKTGAWGTLGTVKPLKNFEPENDVHKLAETLANKGNRQTIIDVLTKLDNDQRQEILRLYKKDVQQDLTVNLKSALSGDLENVILGLLKTPAAYAAQELKAAMKGLGTDEATLSEILCTRSSQQLQEIQAVYTQEYKTELVKDITSDTTEPYTDLLLALAKGKREKESGIIDYLLIDHDCKTLSDLGPKKSPNIAQWITILTERSPRHLKRVFDKYQSANAVDIEESIKSHFKGDFQKGLLTLVAVMKNTPLYFADRLYNAMKGMGTNEKTLARILISRSEIDLLSIRVEFRRKYGKSLYSFIKSEVKGDYQSCLLSLCRAEDI from the exons ATGACGTTGACTCAGGAGATGCTGAGCTCCCTCCACCTGGCCGATAAG ACAGGAGCCTGGGGTACCCTCGGGACTGTGAAGCCTCTTAAGAACTTTGAGCCGGAGAACGATGTGCATAAACTGGCTGAAACCCTAGCAAACAAAG GAAACCGTCAGACCATTATTGATGTGCTGACCAAGCTGGACAATGACCAACGCCAAGAGATATTGCGGTTGTACAAGAAAGATGTTCAGCAG GATTTGACAGTGAATCTCAAATCAGCCCTATCCGGCGATCTGGAGAACGTGATTTTGGGTTTGCTGAAGACCCCCGCTGCTTATGCCGCCCAAGAACTCAAAGCAGCAATGAAG GGGCTAGGTACAGATGAAGCCACATTGTCTGAAATACTTTGCACTAGATCCAGTCAACAGCTTCAAGAAATCCAGGCTGTCTATACGCAAG AATATAAAACGGAGCTTGTGAAAGACATTACTTCTGATACGACCGAACCATATACAGATCTGCTTCTGGCACTAGCGAAG GGCAAGAGAGAAAAGGAATCAGGGATTATAGATTATTTGCTCATCGACCACGattgtaag acTTTGAGCGATTTAGGACCCAAGAAGTCCCCCAACATTGCCCAATGGATTACAATTTTGACAGAAAGGAGTCCGCGGCATTTGAAAAGAG tgttTGACAAGTACCAGAGCGCCAATGCCGTGGATATAGAGGAAAGTATTAAGAGCCATTTTAAAGGGGATTTTCAGAAAGGTTTACTGACCCTTG tggccGTGATGAAGAACACACCGCTTTATTTTGCGGACAGGCTGTACAACGCAATGAAG GGCATGGGGACAAATGAAAAAACTCTTGCGCGCATTCTGATCTCCCGGAGCGAAATAGATCTCCTGAGCATCCGAGTGGAGTTCCGGAGAAAATATGGGAAGTCTCTCTACTCATTCATCAAG aGTGAGGTGAAAGGAGATTACCAGTCCTGTTTGCTGTCCTTGTGTCGAGCAGAAGACATATGA